In Desertifilum tharense IPPAS B-1220, the DNA window TGCCACAGTGCTTGGTAAATTATAGGCGCTACGGCCGCCTTGAGCGATCGCCCTAAGCGATTTTTTTTCTGAGCCACGCGCAAACAATCAGCAGTTGGGCATAAATAAGCCGAACGTCCCATCCCCTCATCAAACTGAATTTGCCCCTCCGGGTGAACCCGGACGACTCGCCAAAATGCGTCTTTCGGCGCGAGTTTGCGACAGCTAATACAGCGGCGATAATTCTTCACAACCAATCCATTAGAATTGCAGCTCTAGTGGCAGATCCCCGTGAAGCGGGAAGCCTAAACTATACCCTAGCTTAGGGTCAGGGGTTCACGACACCTCAGACGGATCGCGATCGAGCGCGTCAGCTTGAGCGATCGCCTCATCATATTCTTCTAATTCTTCTGAGGTTGCCAAATCTTCCTCAAGTTCTTCATCCCCTAAGAAAGAGTCTTCCTCATCGGCTGCTTCAGCTTGAGCCACCTGCTGTCTAGCTTCAGCCGCCGCTGCAATCTTGCTGGTTTCGGCGTCGTAGTCGTAATTGGCGCTGTCTTTAATATCAATCTTCCAACCCGTGAGGCGAGCGGCAAGGCGGACATTTTGCCCTTCTTTCCCGATGGCTAAACTCAATTGATTTTCCGCCACCAGAACGTGAGCTTGGCGAATATCAGGATCGACCAAATACACGGCATCGACCCGCGCCGGACTCAGCGCATTGGCGATATAGGTTGCCGGATCGGGCGACCAACGAATCACATCGATTTTCTCGCCGCGCAATTCATTGACCACCACCTGAATCCGCGATCCGCGCGCGCCAATACAAGCACCGACGGGATCGACTTCCCGCTCTAGGGTATCCACCGCAATTTTAGTGCGCGGGCCCACATAGCGCGAGGGGGGATTGGCTTCGCGAGCTACGGCAACGATCCGCACCACTTCATCTTCAATTTCTGGGACTTCGTTGGCAAACAGATACACCACTAACCCCGCATCGGCACGCGATACCACCAATTGCGGGCCGCGATGCGATCCCGATCCCACCTTTTTCAGGTAAACCTTAAAAGTGGCATTGGCGCGATAGTTATCATTGGGGAGTTGTTCGCGCTTGGGGAGTTCGGCTTCAACTTCCGGTTGTCCAAAACTGCTGCTGACCGCCATAATTACGGACTGGCGTTCAAAACGGAGGACGCGAGCTTGCAAAACCGTGCCTTCTAGGTCTTGGAATTCCTCTTGAATCAGCTTGCGCTGTTGATCGCGTAGCTTTTGAGCGAGGACTTGCTTAGTTTGAATGGCTGCCATCCGCCCAAATTCACCTTGATCGGGCGTGACATCGAGCAAAACGGTATCGCCGAGTTGCGCTTCATCGGCCACTTTCTTCACCTCTTCTAAGGAAATTTGGTGGTCGGAATTGCTGACTTCTTCAACGATGGTTTTGGTGGCGAGGATGCGAAAGCCTTCCTCTTCGGCATCGAGTTCGACTTCAAAATTATTGAAGTATTCATCGTCAAAATTCGGCGCATTCATCCGCAGAGTGCGGCGATAGCGCTCGTATCCTTTCATTAAAGCTTCGCGTAAAGCGGCTTGGACTGCGGGTTTGGGTAGGTTCCGTTCTTGACTGATTTTGTCAATCATGTCTTTGAGGCCCGGCAAACTAACCATTGACATCGTGATTCACCTCGATTGAGTTGTTATTGAGTTCTAAGGGAAGAAAAGAGCGTCAGAAACTTCAGCAGCTTTGCTCTTCTGGGCTGCACTGGCGCTGCGGCTCGACGGCAAATGCGATTCCCGTAGGGATCGCTCTGGTCGAATCGCGGTTTGGAGGTCGATCCGCACCACCCGACCCCAAAAGCTGACCCCCCTGCCTAACTAATGCTGTTCGTCAAATTGCACCCTCACAATCTGCTGGCGGGGAATCGAGTGCGTCCGTCCTTTTTGGTTGAGGTAAAGCATCGTCTCATCGCGACTTTGAAGTTTTCCTCGCCACTCGGTCTGACCAGCATACGGCGGTTCTGTGGTGACAACAACTGCAAACCCTTTGAAAGCGCTAAACTCGCGATCGGTTGTCAGTTGTCGAGAGACGCCAGGACTAGAAATTTCCAGAACATACGCGTCGGGAATTATATCGGTTGCGTCTAGGGTGGCTTCTAAGGCGCGACTCATCCGTTCGCAGTCGTCCAAACCCGTGTCCTGCTGAGGATTGCGAATATCGACGCGCAACACAGGGGGACTTTGATTGGTTTGGAAAACAGCGCCAACGACCTCAAGACCGAGTTGTTCGGCGACCGGGGAAGCTAGGTCTAAGATTTGAGGGATTAAAGGATGAGTCATACAACAACTCCCATAAAAAAAAGCGGGTGTTGACCCACTTCCATTGAAATGATGCCTTCTTGGGCAACGCTCTTCAGCAAGAAGAGTGCCCTAGTTTCAAGTCTAACGGATTTAACTCGCAAGTGGGGAGCGGCAAACCGATCGGGGCGCGAGAGTTCGCAGTATGCTGGTGTGGCGATCGCTCTGTTCCTCAAGAGCGCCTTCCTGGGTGGCTGACGGCACAATCGCAGCGATCGCGCCCTGGGTAAAAAGTCTTTGTTTAGGCGTTTTCTATGCAAAAGCAGTGGCAACTTCCTCCACCTGGGTTGCACCTTTTAATCGTGACGTTGCTGTTACTGGGGGTGTTTTTTCGCTTGAGCCATTTAGACCTCAAGGTTTACGCTCACGATGAGGTCTTTACGTCCTTGCGCGTGGCTGGATATGATGCAGAGCGCGTTACTCAACGGGTGTTTTCTGGCGAGGTGTTAACGGCGGCCGATTTGCTGCAATATCAGC includes these proteins:
- a CDS encoding YlxR family protein, whose protein sequence is MKNYRRCISCRKLAPKDAFWRVVRVHPEGQIQFDEGMGRSAYLCPTADCLRVAQKKNRLGRSLKAAVAPIIYQALWQRLAEPQANPPPASDADLPPRTPPLEI
- the nusA gene encoding transcription termination factor NusA, whose product is MSMVSLPGLKDMIDKISQERNLPKPAVQAALREALMKGYERYRRTLRMNAPNFDDEYFNNFEVELDAEEEGFRILATKTIVEEVSNSDHQISLEEVKKVADEAQLGDTVLLDVTPDQGEFGRMAAIQTKQVLAQKLRDQQRKLIQEEFQDLEGTVLQARVLRFERQSVIMAVSSSFGQPEVEAELPKREQLPNDNYRANATFKVYLKKVGSGSHRGPQLVVSRADAGLVVYLFANEVPEIEDEVVRIVAVAREANPPSRYVGPRTKIAVDTLEREVDPVGACIGARGSRIQVVVNELRGEKIDVIRWSPDPATYIANALSPARVDAVYLVDPDIRQAHVLVAENQLSLAIGKEGQNVRLAARLTGWKIDIKDSANYDYDAETSKIAAAAEARQQVAQAEAADEEDSFLGDEELEEDLATSEELEEYDEAIAQADALDRDPSEVS
- the rimP gene encoding ribosome maturation factor RimP; this translates as MTHPLIPQILDLASPVAEQLGLEVVGAVFQTNQSPPVLRVDIRNPQQDTGLDDCERMSRALEATLDATDIIPDAYVLEISSPGVSRQLTTDREFSAFKGFAVVVTTEPPYAGQTEWRGKLQSRDETMLYLNQKGRTHSIPRQQIVRVQFDEQH